In Nakamurella antarctica, the following are encoded in one genomic region:
- a CDS encoding DUF389 domain-containing protein, giving the protein MHLRLIVPPAKTVIIETGLLNDARITNLVVLRGAAQRPPGDVVLCDVTREAVQDLLTWLRSEGIYEAGSVTLTHVDAAPSPNHSATEVAAVGAPDDAIIFDQVLDTAYNEARGSWAYYVFFSLATLLAAVAVITDSSVLVVGAMVVGPEFGLIAAIAIGAVMGRYALMSRALWLLLKGFAVAIVVTTTAGLLARWIGWISEATVAAPRPLTGFIWSPDKWSAVVAVLAGCAGVLSHTAGKSTALVGVFISVTTVPAAGDFALSLAVWETGHLGGAAAQLGINLLGLIGAGILTLLLQRTLWSRVRPYRRSSTLLHRKAHPATHIKKR; this is encoded by the coding sequence ATGCACCTGCGGCTCATCGTGCCGCCCGCCAAGACCGTCATTATCGAAACGGGTCTGCTCAACGATGCCCGCATCACCAACCTGGTGGTCTTGCGCGGCGCGGCGCAGCGTCCCCCTGGTGACGTCGTGCTCTGTGACGTCACCCGCGAAGCGGTGCAAGATCTGCTGACCTGGTTGAGGTCGGAGGGGATCTACGAGGCGGGGTCGGTCACACTCACCCACGTGGATGCGGCCCCTTCCCCCAACCATTCGGCCACGGAAGTTGCCGCGGTCGGCGCGCCCGACGACGCGATTATCTTCGACCAAGTCCTCGACACCGCCTACAACGAGGCGCGCGGGTCGTGGGCGTATTACGTGTTCTTCAGCTTGGCCACTCTCTTGGCCGCGGTCGCCGTCATCACCGATTCCAGCGTGTTGGTGGTCGGCGCCATGGTGGTAGGGCCGGAGTTCGGCCTTATTGCGGCAATCGCAATTGGGGCGGTGATGGGCCGCTACGCCCTGATGTCGCGCGCGTTGTGGCTACTGCTCAAAGGGTTTGCGGTAGCCATTGTTGTCACCACGACGGCCGGTCTGCTCGCCCGCTGGATCGGTTGGATCAGTGAGGCAACGGTGGCGGCGCCTCGGCCCCTCACCGGCTTCATCTGGTCACCCGATAAATGGTCGGCGGTGGTCGCGGTGCTCGCCGGGTGCGCGGGGGTGCTCTCGCACACAGCCGGTAAATCGACTGCGCTGGTAGGTGTCTTCATCTCCGTGACAACGGTGCCGGCAGCGGGCGATTTCGCACTGTCCTTGGCGGTCTGGGAGACCGGGCACCTGGGCGGAGCCGCGGCGCAATTGGGCATCAACCTGCTGGGGCTGATCGGCGCTGGCATCCTCACGCTGCTTCTTCAGCGGACCCTTTGGAGCCGTGTTCGCCCCTATCGTCGCAGTTCCACGCTCCTGCATCGGAAAGCGCACCCGGCAACTCACATCAAAAAGCGCTGA
- a CDS encoding DMT family transporter: MSRRGWMLFLALCVIWGIPYLLIKVAVADINPLLVAFCRVLIGGLILLPIALKQRALGPVLKRWPLLLLYTVIEICIPWFFLGLAETKLNSSTAGLLIAVVPLIASVILWATGQDKFSRIRVIGLILGFAGVAALVGLDIRLDNLLAVGAVAITAIGYAVGPIIISRKFTDLPASGVITASLLLAAVIYAPFVTFVWPTQAVSAQSLWAVIALGVLCTATAFTLFFALIGEAGPARASVITYVNPAVAIILGVLLLSEPFTIGTAIGFPLVILGSVLATSRNRTRGKKTAAINPEATTAVASSTPSQHP, from the coding sequence ATGTCACGTCGCGGTTGGATGTTGTTTTTAGCGCTCTGCGTCATCTGGGGTATCCCCTACCTCTTGATCAAAGTCGCGGTGGCGGACATCAACCCGCTGCTTGTCGCGTTTTGCAGAGTCCTGATCGGCGGCCTTATCCTGCTGCCTATTGCGCTGAAGCAGAGGGCGCTCGGCCCGGTGCTGAAGCGGTGGCCACTATTGCTGCTCTACACCGTGATCGAGATCTGTATCCCCTGGTTCTTCCTCGGGCTGGCTGAGACCAAGCTCAATAGCTCGACCGCGGGGTTACTGATCGCCGTTGTTCCGTTGATCGCCAGCGTCATCCTGTGGGCCACCGGCCAGGACAAGTTCTCACGGATCCGCGTCATCGGCCTCATCCTGGGCTTTGCTGGGGTCGCCGCGCTGGTGGGTCTCGACATTCGACTCGATAACCTGCTCGCTGTCGGTGCCGTCGCGATCACCGCCATCGGCTACGCAGTGGGGCCGATTATCATCTCCCGCAAATTCACCGATCTGCCTGCCAGCGGCGTCATTACCGCGTCGTTGCTATTGGCAGCGGTGATCTACGCACCGTTTGTGACTTTCGTCTGGCCGACGCAGGCTGTCTCGGCGCAATCGCTGTGGGCGGTCATTGCGCTTGGTGTGCTCTGCACCGCAACGGCTTTCACCCTATTCTTCGCGCTGATCGGAGAAGCTGGACCGGCGAGGGCATCGGTCATCACCTACGTCAATCCGGCGGTGGCAATCATCTTGGGTGTGCTTTTGCTATCGGAGCCGTTCACCATCGGGACCGCCATCGGGTTCCCGCTTGTCATCCTCGGGTCGGTGCTCGCCACGTCGCGCAACCGTACAAGGGGCAAAAAAACCGCCGCGATCAACCCGGAGGCAACTACCGCGGTCGCTTCCTCCACTCCCTCACAGCACCCCTAG
- the fbaA gene encoding class II fructose-bisphosphate aldolase, which yields MPIATPETYAAMLQRAKDGGFAYPAINITSSETINAAIKGFADAGSDGIIQVSTGGGEFASGTCVKDMVVGAVALAEFAHVVAAKYDITVALHTDHCPKDKLDTYVKPLLAISQARVDAGQNPLFQSHMWDGSAIPMDENLEIAKQLLPLCEAANIILEIEVGVVGGEEDGVTHEINDKLYTTPEDMIATIKALGAPKNNNYIVAATFGNVHGVYKPGGVKLRPAVLKEVQDAVAAELGLEAGSKPFGLVFHGGSGSTPEEITEAVSYGVVKMNIDTDTQYAFSRPLVGHFFTNYDGVLKIDGEVGNKKAYDPRTYLKLGEAGMAARITQACEQLGSAGTSPGAAK from the coding sequence ATGCCCATTGCAACTCCCGAAACCTACGCTGCCATGCTGCAGCGCGCGAAAGACGGCGGATTCGCCTACCCCGCGATCAATATCACCTCGTCGGAGACCATCAACGCCGCTATCAAGGGGTTCGCTGACGCGGGTAGCGACGGCATCATTCAGGTGTCGACCGGCGGTGGCGAGTTCGCCTCCGGGACGTGTGTCAAGGACATGGTTGTTGGCGCTGTTGCCCTGGCCGAGTTCGCTCACGTGGTCGCCGCGAAGTACGACATCACGGTCGCGCTGCACACCGACCACTGCCCGAAAGACAAGCTCGATACCTACGTCAAGCCGCTGCTGGCCATCTCGCAGGCCCGCGTCGACGCTGGCCAGAACCCGTTGTTCCAGTCCCATATGTGGGATGGTTCGGCAATCCCGATGGACGAAAACCTGGAAATCGCCAAGCAGTTGTTGCCCTTGTGCGAAGCAGCGAACATCATCCTCGAGATTGAGGTGGGAGTTGTTGGTGGCGAGGAAGACGGCGTCACGCATGAAATCAACGACAAGCTGTACACCACCCCGGAAGACATGATCGCGACGATCAAGGCATTGGGTGCGCCGAAGAACAATAACTACATCGTGGCCGCGACTTTCGGAAACGTGCACGGTGTGTACAAGCCGGGCGGCGTCAAGCTGCGCCCCGCGGTGCTGAAGGAAGTCCAGGATGCGGTTGCCGCAGAGTTGGGTCTTGAAGCCGGCTCCAAGCCGTTCGGTCTGGTATTTCACGGTGGGTCCGGTTCCACACCGGAAGAGATCACGGAGGCAGTCTCTTACGGTGTCGTCAAGATGAACATCGATACCGACACCCAGTACGCGTTCAGCCGCCCGCTGGTCGGACACTTCTTCACCAACTACGACGGTGTGTTGAAGATCGACGGCGAAGTCGGCAACAAGAAGGCCTACGACCCGCGCACCTACCTGAAGTTGGGCGAGGCCGGGATGGCCGCCCGCATCACGCAGGCGTGTGAGCAGTTGGGTTCGGCCGGAACCTCACCCGGAGCTGCGAAGTAG
- a CDS encoding DedA family protein, giving the protein MTTENLALLPSWLDPGSIINGFGSWAVVGILLIIFAECGILIGFFLPGDTLLFLAGVLVASGSININIALFIALLAAAAFIGNLVGYWIGWKVGPSVFSRPDAKFLKKTYVDRSSAFFDKYGKITIILARFVPVIRTVATVMAGVAKMNTKIYVLYSFVGGVLWVTTVTLAGYFLGKIAFVRENVDLIFVGAVAVVILGVAVPAIIHMLARRKNKTAASGT; this is encoded by the coding sequence GTGACGACCGAAAACCTCGCCCTCCTTCCCTCCTGGCTTGACCCGGGATCGATCATCAATGGCTTCGGTTCTTGGGCAGTGGTGGGCATTCTGCTCATCATTTTTGCCGAATGCGGGATCCTGATCGGCTTCTTCCTTCCGGGCGACACTTTGCTGTTTCTCGCAGGTGTTCTCGTGGCCAGTGGCAGCATCAATATCAACATTGCCCTGTTCATCGCACTGTTGGCGGCGGCAGCATTCATTGGCAACCTCGTGGGTTATTGGATTGGTTGGAAGGTCGGACCTTCGGTGTTTAGCCGACCCGACGCCAAGTTCCTCAAAAAAACCTACGTGGATCGCTCATCGGCGTTCTTCGACAAATACGGCAAGATCACCATCATTTTGGCCCGCTTCGTCCCCGTCATTCGCACCGTCGCCACCGTCATGGCGGGCGTCGCGAAGATGAACACCAAGATCTACGTCCTGTACTCCTTCGTCGGCGGCGTCCTTTGGGTTACCACCGTCACCCTCGCCGGGTACTTCCTCGGCAAGATCGCGTTCGTTCGGGAAAATGTCGATCTGATTTTTGTTGGCGCCGTAGCAGTCGTCATACTGGGCGTCGCCGTTCCCGCCATCATCCACATGCTCGCGCGTCGCAAGAACAAGACCGCGGCTTCGGGCACCTGA
- a CDS encoding SDR family NAD(P)-dependent oxidoreductase, which translates to MTTTARTHTALVTGASSGIGEEFTRQLAAAGYHLVVVARSAEKLATLAAELERVYGVAVEVLPTDLSDSGQRAAVVDRLRDPAAPISLLINNAGIGLGQEFADASAADLVTQLEINVTAVMLLTHAALPSMTERGHGGIINVASIAGLVPGRGSTYSASKAWVIFFSEGLSVALKGSGVRVQALCPGFVRTRFHERAHIDMSQTPNAVYVDIGLLVRRSLADLRRNEPLSIPGALYRAIAVIPRALPRALTRTLASKVSSRGRT; encoded by the coding sequence ATGACAACTACAGCGCGCACGCACACCGCTTTGGTCACGGGAGCCAGCAGTGGCATCGGAGAAGAATTCACCCGTCAGCTTGCAGCTGCGGGCTATCACCTGGTGGTGGTGGCCCGAAGCGCCGAGAAGCTGGCCACGCTTGCCGCCGAACTAGAGCGCGTCTACGGGGTGGCCGTTGAGGTACTTCCGACAGATCTATCTGACTCCGGGCAACGGGCCGCAGTCGTGGACCGGCTCCGTGATCCCGCTGCTCCCATCTCGTTGCTGATCAACAACGCGGGAATCGGACTCGGCCAGGAATTCGCTGACGCGAGCGCCGCAGACCTCGTGACCCAACTGGAAATCAATGTCACGGCCGTGATGCTGCTGACCCATGCCGCACTGCCTTCAATGACGGAGCGCGGACATGGCGGCATTATCAATGTTGCTTCCATCGCAGGGTTAGTGCCGGGTCGCGGCTCGACGTACTCGGCCTCGAAGGCCTGGGTGATCTTCTTCAGCGAAGGGTTGAGCGTCGCGTTGAAGGGGAGTGGCGTGCGAGTGCAGGCATTGTGTCCCGGGTTTGTCCGTACCCGTTTCCATGAGCGCGCGCACATCGATATGTCGCAGACGCCCAACGCGGTCTACGTCGATATCGGCCTGTTGGTCCGAAGGTCTTTGGCCGACCTTCGTCGTAATGAGCCGCTGTCGATCCCGGGCGCCCTGTACCGGGCGATCGCGGTGATCCCTCGAGCCTTGCCCCGGGCGCTGACGCGCACGTTGGCCTCCAAAGTCAGCTCCCGCGGTCGCACCTGA
- a CDS encoding orotate phosphoribosyltransferase, producing the protein MSSPKIPEVDTAAKAELAALVAELAVVRGKVVLSSGREADYYVDLRRVTLHHRAAPLIGTLMRQLTADWPFTAVGGLTLGADPVATAIMHAPGPALNAFVVRKAAKAHGMQRQIEGPDITGAAVLIVEDTTTTGGSPLTAYDAVIQAGASVVGIATILDRGAEAAAVIGRRGIPYRYVLDLGDLGLRTQ; encoded by the coding sequence ATGAGCAGCCCCAAAATTCCCGAAGTAGATACGGCCGCAAAAGCTGAATTGGCTGCGCTGGTCGCCGAGCTGGCAGTGGTGCGCGGCAAGGTCGTGCTCTCCTCGGGACGGGAGGCCGATTACTACGTGGATCTACGCAGGGTGACGCTGCACCACCGCGCAGCGCCGCTGATCGGCACGCTGATGCGCCAGCTGACGGCGGATTGGCCCTTCACGGCCGTAGGTGGTTTAACGCTGGGCGCTGATCCGGTGGCAACGGCAATCATGCACGCGCCGGGCCCGGCGCTCAATGCGTTCGTGGTCCGCAAAGCTGCCAAGGCCCACGGGATGCAGCGTCAGATCGAGGGCCCGGATATTACCGGGGCTGCAGTGCTGATCGTGGAGGACACCACCACCACGGGCGGCTCGCCGTTGACTGCCTATGACGCGGTGATTCAGGCAGGTGCATCCGTCGTAGGAATTGCCACCATCCTCGATCGCGGTGCCGAAGCCGCAGCCGTCATTGGGCGTCGCGGTATTCCCTATCGGTATGTGCTTGATCTGGGCGACCTGGGGCTGAGAACCCAATGA
- a CDS encoding TrmH family RNA methyltransferase yields MSVDPPGIQDPGAGPTEWAASSSEAVGVGPHAAPWPEGEQYDPELLAGGDRRNVVDHYRYWLREAIIADLDTRRFPFHVAIENFGHDHNIGTVVRTANAFAVAAVHIIGKRRWNRRGAMVTDRYQHLLHHDTVETLVAFAQSAGLVIVGVDNVPGSVPLETVVLPVNTLLLFGSEGPGLTPEAKAAAAMTVSIAQFGSTRSINAGVAAGITMHAWIRQHADPTKGW; encoded by the coding sequence ATGAGTGTCGATCCCCCCGGGATCCAGGATCCCGGTGCTGGCCCGACGGAGTGGGCGGCTTCGTCATCCGAGGCCGTGGGGGTTGGTCCGCACGCGGCGCCCTGGCCGGAAGGCGAACAGTACGATCCTGAGCTACTCGCCGGCGGCGATCGGCGCAATGTGGTTGACCACTACCGCTATTGGCTACGCGAGGCGATTATCGCCGACCTGGACACCCGCCGCTTCCCGTTCCACGTGGCTATCGAGAATTTCGGTCACGACCACAACATTGGCACCGTGGTGCGGACAGCGAACGCGTTCGCTGTCGCCGCTGTCCACATCATCGGAAAGCGCCGCTGGAATCGCCGCGGCGCGATGGTCACAGACCGTTATCAACATCTCCTGCACCACGACACAGTCGAAACGCTGGTCGCCTTTGCGCAGTCGGCGGGCCTGGTGATCGTGGGGGTGGACAACGTGCCGGGATCGGTGCCGCTGGAAACGGTGGTGCTGCCTGTGAATACCCTGCTGCTCTTCGGTTCTGAGGGGCCTGGGCTTACCCCGGAGGCAAAGGCCGCCGCCGCCATGACGGTTTCCATTGCCCAGTTTGGTTCGACGCGGTCGATCAACGCCGGTGTCGCGGCCGGCATCACGATGCACGCGTGGATCCGGCAACACGCGGACCCTACCAAGGGCTGGTAG
- the clpB gene encoding ATP-dependent chaperone ClpB, with protein MNTDLLTTRSREVLAGAITTATAAGNATLEPAHLLAALLTVQGSTAPELLRSLGTDPGVIRDRNQKTLSAFPVSQGSTVAQPQMSQAVANILSSAEQIMRANGDEFLSTEHLLTALAKPPTATAALLGELGVTEAAVIAAYPTVRGGDRKVTSADPEGSYQALTKYGVDLTELAREGKIDPVIGRDAEIRRVIQVLSRRTKNNPVLIGEPGVGKTAVVEGLAQRIVAGDVPESLRGKKLISLDLGAMVAGAKFRGEFEERLKAVLDEITGSNGQVVTFIDELHTVVGAGASGDGAMDAGNMLKPMLARGELHMVGATTLDEYRTSIEKDPALERRFQQVLVGEPSVEDTIGILRGLKERYEAHHGVRISDAAVVAAATLSDRYITARFLPDKAIDLIDEAASRLRMEIDSRPVEIDELQRSVDRLKMEELALQKESDASSKERLGRLRMDLADRAEQLGELNARWEREKSGLNRVGELKKELDELRMAADKAQREADLAKASELLYARIPALERELAAAATEESHHADGDPMVSEEVGADDIATVVAAWTGIPAGRMLEGETEKLLRMESELGRKVVGQKQAVTAVSDAVRRARAGISDPDRPTGSFLFLGPTGVGKTELAKALADFLFDDARSMIRIDMSEYSEKHSVARLVGAPPGYVGYDQGGQLTEAVRRRPYSVVLLDEVEKAHPDAFDILLQVLDDGRLTDGQGRTVDFRNTILILTSNLGSQALIDPMVPEDQRENMVMAAVRSAFKPEFINRLDDVVFFRSLDLRELSGIVDIQIEAMATRLAARRLHLTVRPDAREWLARNGFDPLYGARPLRRLIQTSIGDQLAKSLLAGQIRDGETVVVALDVEGNKLDVSALPG; from the coding sequence ATGAACACGGATCTCCTCACCACCCGCAGCCGCGAAGTCCTTGCCGGTGCGATCACTACAGCAACCGCGGCGGGCAACGCCACACTGGAACCCGCACACCTGCTCGCCGCACTCCTCACGGTGCAAGGATCGACAGCTCCCGAACTCCTTCGTAGTTTGGGCACCGACCCCGGCGTCATTCGCGATCGCAACCAAAAGACGCTCAGCGCATTTCCGGTCTCCCAGGGATCCACGGTTGCGCAGCCGCAAATGTCGCAAGCAGTGGCCAACATTCTCTCCAGTGCCGAGCAGATCATGCGAGCCAACGGTGACGAGTTCCTCTCCACCGAGCACCTGCTCACCGCCCTGGCGAAGCCGCCGACGGCAACAGCCGCGCTGCTGGGCGAACTCGGCGTCACCGAGGCTGCCGTCATCGCTGCTTACCCCACGGTCCGCGGTGGCGACCGTAAAGTCACCTCCGCGGACCCGGAGGGCAGCTATCAGGCACTCACAAAATATGGAGTTGACCTGACGGAGTTGGCCCGTGAGGGGAAAATCGACCCTGTCATCGGCCGGGATGCTGAGATTCGGCGTGTAATCCAGGTCCTTTCGAGGCGCACGAAGAACAACCCCGTGTTGATTGGCGAGCCGGGGGTCGGCAAGACCGCGGTGGTCGAGGGTCTGGCCCAGCGGATCGTCGCCGGCGATGTCCCAGAGTCGCTACGGGGCAAAAAGTTGATCTCGCTGGACCTCGGTGCGATGGTCGCCGGGGCAAAGTTCCGCGGCGAATTCGAAGAGCGACTCAAGGCAGTTCTGGATGAAATCACCGGCTCCAATGGACAGGTGGTCACGTTCATCGACGAACTGCACACGGTGGTGGGGGCGGGCGCCAGCGGCGACGGCGCGATGGACGCGGGCAACATGCTCAAGCCCATGCTGGCCCGCGGAGAGTTACACATGGTGGGGGCCACCACTCTGGATGAGTACCGCACCAGCATTGAAAAAGACCCGGCCCTCGAACGTCGCTTCCAGCAGGTCCTCGTTGGTGAGCCGAGCGTCGAGGACACGATCGGCATTTTGCGCGGCCTCAAGGAGCGCTATGAGGCGCACCACGGGGTTCGGATTTCCGATGCTGCCGTCGTCGCTGCCGCTACCCTTTCCGACCGCTACATCACCGCGCGGTTCCTGCCGGATAAGGCAATCGACCTGATCGACGAGGCAGCCTCGCGACTACGGATGGAGATCGACTCCCGCCCGGTGGAGATCGACGAACTGCAGCGCAGCGTCGACCGGTTGAAGATGGAAGAGCTGGCATTGCAAAAGGAATCGGATGCGTCTTCGAAAGAGCGGCTGGGCAGGCTGCGCATGGACCTCGCCGACCGCGCCGAACAACTCGGCGAGCTCAACGCCCGTTGGGAGCGTGAGAAGTCGGGGCTCAACCGAGTGGGCGAGCTCAAGAAAGAACTCGACGAATTGCGGATGGCGGCCGACAAGGCCCAGCGGGAGGCCGATCTGGCAAAGGCGTCCGAACTGCTGTATGCGCGGATACCGGCATTGGAGCGGGAGTTGGCAGCCGCCGCCACAGAAGAATCCCACCACGCCGACGGCGATCCGATGGTGAGCGAAGAGGTTGGCGCGGATGATATTGCGACCGTGGTCGCTGCGTGGACCGGCATTCCCGCCGGCCGGATGCTTGAAGGTGAAACCGAGAAGTTACTGAGGATGGAATCGGAACTAGGCCGGAAAGTGGTGGGACAAAAGCAGGCTGTTACCGCTGTTTCCGATGCCGTGCGCCGGGCCAGGGCTGGTATTTCGGACCCCGACCGCCCTACCGGCTCGTTCTTGTTCCTCGGCCCCACCGGTGTGGGAAAGACGGAACTTGCCAAGGCGCTTGCGGATTTTCTGTTCGATGACGCGCGCTCAATGATTCGCATCGATATGAGCGAATATTCGGAGAAGCATTCGGTAGCAAGGCTTGTCGGAGCGCCACCCGGTTACGTGGGGTACGACCAAGGTGGCCAGCTCACCGAAGCCGTCCGACGTCGGCCCTATTCCGTGGTGTTGCTTGACGAGGTGGAAAAGGCCCACCCCGACGCTTTCGACATCCTGTTGCAAGTGCTCGATGACGGTCGACTCACCGACGGGCAGGGGCGGACGGTCGATTTTCGCAACACCATCCTGATCTTGACCTCCAACCTCGGGTCGCAGGCACTCATCGACCCCATGGTTCCCGAGGATCAGCGCGAGAACATGGTGATGGCAGCAGTTCGTAGCGCCTTTAAGCCAGAGTTCATCAATCGGCTCGACGACGTCGTTTTCTTCCGCTCTTTGGACCTGCGGGAATTGTCCGGCATCGTTGATATTCAGATTGAGGCGATGGCGACGCGGCTGGCGGCTCGCCGACTGCACCTCACCGTCCGTCCCGATGCGCGAGAATGGTTGGCACGTAATGGCTTTGATCCCCTTTACGGGGCGCGCCCGCTGCGCAGGTTGATCCAGACGAGCATTGGCGATCAGTTGGCGAAGTCGTTGTTGGCGGGCCAGATCCGCGACGGTGAAACCGTGGTGGTGGCATTGGATGTAGAGGGAAATAAGCTCGATGTGAGCGCGCTGCCCGGTTAG
- a CDS encoding HNH endonuclease family protein: MPASLRLCALPLVLLLWGCISCSAATNPDSTASGARTTGLSPASASALGTAQADETTSTDATPTALPLELPAASSAELFSVSAAGSLAESPGVFPQDTALAALEELAVKGSAPMTGYSREQFGQRWTDDVAVGGGHNGCDTRNDVLRRSMAVPVLKPGTQGCVVLSGTLDDPYTGRVIVFQRGEQTSSTAQIDHVVALADAWRTGAQQLSPEQRANFANDPLELLAVDGPTNQAKGASNAASWLPPQKSYRCAYVARQVAVKAKYGLWVTAPEKLAIQQVLRLCPGEKLPAESDVDVLVPVPVRN; this comes from the coding sequence GTGCCCGCTTCTCTCCGCCTCTGCGCATTGCCGCTTGTCCTGCTGCTGTGGGGGTGCATCAGCTGCTCCGCGGCAACGAACCCTGACTCGACTGCTTCGGGGGCGCGGACCACGGGCTTGTCACCCGCATCGGCGTCGGCACTCGGAACAGCTCAGGCGGACGAGACAACGAGCACCGACGCAACACCTACCGCGCTCCCACTCGAGCTGCCGGCCGCGTCATCCGCCGAGTTATTCAGCGTGTCAGCCGCTGGGTCACTCGCTGAGTCACCAGGGGTATTCCCGCAGGACACCGCCCTCGCCGCACTGGAAGAGTTGGCAGTCAAGGGCTCCGCCCCTATGACGGGATACAGCAGGGAGCAGTTCGGCCAGCGCTGGACAGACGACGTAGCTGTTGGCGGCGGGCACAATGGCTGCGACACGCGTAACGATGTATTGCGAAGAAGTATGGCTGTCCCCGTGCTGAAGCCGGGAACCCAAGGATGCGTAGTGCTGAGCGGAACTCTGGATGATCCCTACACCGGAAGGGTCATCGTTTTCCAACGCGGGGAGCAGACGTCCAGCACGGCCCAGATCGATCACGTGGTGGCTCTTGCAGACGCCTGGCGGACGGGAGCTCAGCAGCTCAGCCCTGAGCAACGAGCGAACTTTGCGAACGATCCGTTGGAACTGCTCGCGGTGGACGGACCGACAAATCAGGCTAAGGGGGCGTCGAATGCCGCCTCCTGGTTGCCCCCTCAGAAGAGCTATCGATGTGCTTACGTGGCGCGGCAGGTTGCAGTCAAGGCGAAGTATGGGCTGTGGGTGACGGCGCCCGAAAAGCTCGCGATACAACAGGTTCTTCGGTTGTGCCCGGGTGAGAAGTTGCCGGCAGAATCGGACGTCGACGTACTCGTCCCGGTACCGGTAAGAAACTAG
- a CDS encoding SigE family RNA polymerase sigma factor encodes MTAPDDAPTSYVGDIEATLSTLAAFNPVILSADVLPSRASQVPQTIDDIYKSHRMSMVRLAILLVDDMGSAEDVVQDAFAGLYRNWGNLRDTQAAVGYLRIAVINGSRSMLRRRRTARAYVPPHELDARSAESMAMMSTEHQSVITALGDLAPRQREVLVLRYYGGLSEAEIAEATGLSTGTVKSTASRAVAKLGDIIRTRHQ; translated from the coding sequence GTGACTGCACCAGATGACGCGCCCACGTCCTACGTCGGCGATATCGAAGCCACCTTGAGCACGTTGGCCGCGTTCAATCCGGTGATTTTGTCCGCTGACGTTCTGCCCAGCCGGGCCAGTCAGGTACCGCAGACCATTGACGACATCTACAAAAGCCATCGGATGTCGATGGTGCGGCTGGCCATTCTGCTGGTCGACGATATGGGCAGCGCCGAAGACGTGGTGCAGGACGCGTTCGCCGGCCTGTACCGGAACTGGGGCAACCTGCGCGATACGCAAGCCGCGGTGGGGTACCTGCGCATCGCGGTGATCAACGGCTCCCGGTCGATGTTGCGTCGTCGTCGCACCGCGCGCGCCTATGTTCCGCCCCACGAACTTGATGCCCGCTCGGCGGAGTCGATGGCAATGATGTCCACCGAGCACCAGTCGGTGATCACCGCATTGGGCGATCTGGCACCCCGCCAGCGAGAAGTGTTGGTGCTGCGGTACTACGGTGGACTTTCCGAGGCAGAGATCGCCGAGGCCACTGGGCTTTCCACGGGAACGGTTAAGTCCACGGCAAGCCGCGCGGTGGCCAAACTCGGCGACATCATCAGGACCCGGCACCAGTGA